One segment of Massilia sp. Se16.2.3 DNA contains the following:
- the hpnD gene encoding presqualene diphosphate synthase HpnD has translation MSPDEYCQQKTVQSGSSFYYSFLFLAPERRRAITALYAFCREVDDTVDEATDASLARIKLAWWRTEVSSMVKGTPTHPVTQALKPHLEVYHLEEQHLQAIIDGMEMDLDQSRYLDYAGLRKYCWHVAGVVGILSASIFGVTNPQTLQYAEKLGLAFQLTNIIRDVGEDARKGRIYLPVNELQQFGVTAADLLNARHSDKFEALMRFQTERAQKMYDEALALLPKEDRRAQRPGLMMSAIYRTLLDEIARDGFHVLNQRISLTPLRKLWLAWKTYVRN, from the coding sequence ATGTCTCCTGACGAATACTGCCAGCAAAAGACGGTCCAGAGCGGCTCCAGCTTCTATTACAGTTTCCTGTTCCTCGCCCCGGAGCGCCGGCGCGCCATCACGGCCCTGTACGCCTTTTGCCGCGAGGTCGACGACACGGTCGACGAGGCGACCGACGCGTCGCTGGCACGCATCAAGCTGGCCTGGTGGCGCACGGAAGTGTCGAGCATGGTCAAAGGCACGCCGACGCATCCGGTGACCCAGGCCCTCAAGCCCCACCTGGAGGTCTATCACCTGGAAGAGCAGCACCTGCAGGCGATCATCGACGGCATGGAGATGGACCTCGACCAGAGCCGCTACCTGGACTATGCGGGCCTGCGCAAGTACTGCTGGCACGTGGCCGGCGTGGTCGGCATCCTCTCGGCCAGCATTTTCGGGGTCACCAATCCCCAAACCCTGCAGTACGCCGAGAAGCTGGGCCTGGCCTTCCAGCTGACCAATATCATCCGCGACGTCGGCGAAGATGCGCGCAAGGGCCGCATCTACCTGCCGGTGAACGAGCTGCAGCAGTTCGGCGTGACGGCGGCCGATTTGCTGAACGCGCGCCACAGCGACAAATTCGAGGCGCTGATGCGTTTCCAGACCGAGCGCGCGCAGAAGATGTATGACGAGGCGCTGGCGCTGCTGCCGAAGGAAGACCGGCGCGCCCAGCGTCCGGGGCTGATGATGTCGGCCATCTACCGCACGCTGCTCGACGAGATCGCGCGCGACGGTTTCCACGTGCTGAACCAGCGCATCTCGCTCACCCCGCTGAGGAAACTCTGGCTGGCGTGGAAGACCTATGTTCGCAACTAG
- a CDS encoding efflux RND transporter periplasmic adaptor subunit codes for MQLDPQDLRLAAAGAQASLRAAETNRDLASADFKRYQELRAKNFVSQSVLDSKRAALRAAQAEADAARAAYRGQSNQAGYASLVADIDGVVTGIDAEVGQVVNAGTPVVRVARTDEMEVVIGIPEDQVGGLRNVTAVLVRLWANGARRFPGRVREVSPVADPATRTYAARIAIPPRADVRPGMTATVQFASSSGGSGLRAPPDRAVPRKGCDERLGGGERRRAPGSGTGQCPGRRQRRAARRRRQGRPDRGHGRRQHAAQWPEGAHPQRRCRPPRRHRGGRHGWRGRGRGRKRGRK; via the coding sequence ATGCAGCTCGATCCGCAAGACCTGCGGCTGGCGGCGGCGGGCGCCCAGGCCAGCCTGCGCGCGGCCGAGACCAACCGCGACCTGGCCAGCGCCGACTTCAAGCGCTACCAGGAATTGCGTGCCAAGAACTTCGTCAGCCAGTCCGTGCTCGACTCGAAGCGGGCCGCCCTGCGCGCCGCCCAGGCCGAAGCCGACGCCGCCCGCGCCGCCTACCGCGGCCAGTCGAACCAGGCGGGATATGCCAGCCTGGTGGCCGACATCGACGGCGTGGTCACCGGCATCGACGCCGAGGTCGGCCAGGTGGTGAACGCCGGCACGCCGGTGGTGCGCGTGGCCCGGACCGACGAGATGGAGGTCGTGATCGGGATCCCCGAGGACCAGGTCGGCGGGCTGCGCAATGTGACGGCCGTGCTGGTGCGCCTGTGGGCGAACGGGGCCAGGCGATTCCCTGGCCGGGTGCGCGAGGTGTCGCCGGTGGCCGACCCCGCTACCCGCACCTATGCGGCGCGCATCGCGATCCCGCCGCGTGCGGACGTACGCCCGGGAATGACAGCCACGGTGCAGTTTGCTTCCAGCAGCGGGGGCAGCGGCCTGCGCGCGCCCCCTGACCGCGCTGTACCACGAAAAGGGTGCGACGAGCGTCTGGGTGGTGGAGAACGGCGCCGTGCGCCTGGTTCCGGTACAGGTCAATGCCCTGGTCGGCGGCAACGACGTGCTGCTCGGCGGCGGCGTCAAGGCCGGCCAGACCGTGGTCACGGCCGGCGTCAACATGCTGCGCAATGGCCAGAAGGTGCGCATCCTCAGCGCCGATGTCGCCCGCCGCGGCGACACCGAGGCGGCCGCCACGGGTGGCGCGGCCGCGGGCGGGGCCGCAAGCGGGGACGCAAATGA